A window of the Aeromicrobium phoceense genome harbors these coding sequences:
- the rpmG gene encoding 50S ribosomal protein L33 produces MASKSSDVRPKITLACTECKERNYITKKNRRNDPDRLEVKKYCARCNAHQAHRETR; encoded by the coding sequence GTGGCCAGCAAGAGCTCCGACGTTCGTCCCAAGATCACCTTGGCCTGCACCGAGTGCAAGGAACGCAACTACATCACCAAGAAGAACCGTCGCAACGACCCCGATCGCCTCGAGGTCAAGAAGTACTGCGCGCGCTGCAACGCCCACCAGGCGCACCGCGAAACGCGCTGA
- a CDS encoding DUF4190 domain-containing protein codes for MSENQPPSYPGDPSGQQPNDPTGPEQSSQPPQQQPYPGQQQPYPGQQQPYPGQQPYGAQPPGPGQPYAGQPQWGGPPPKHPKATLVLILGILGLIVCSVLAPFAWVMGNRAVAEIDANPGVYDGRGEAQAGRILGIIGTVLLILGIVAFAFFIVLIIAGVASSDTSSDYSELSLISLFA; via the coding sequence ATGAGCGAGAACCAGCCGCCGTCGTACCCGGGCGACCCCTCCGGCCAGCAGCCGAACGACCCGACGGGTCCCGAGCAGTCCTCCCAGCCTCCGCAGCAGCAGCCGTACCCCGGGCAGCAGCAGCCGTACCCGGGCCAGCAGCAGCCGTACCCCGGCCAGCAGCCCTACGGCGCGCAGCCTCCCGGCCCCGGCCAGCCCTACGCCGGCCAGCCGCAGTGGGGCGGTCCCCCGCCGAAGCACCCGAAGGCCACCCTGGTGCTGATCCTGGGCATCCTCGGCCTCATCGTCTGCAGCGTCCTCGCGCCCTTCGCGTGGGTCATGGGCAACCGCGCCGTGGCCGAGATCGACGCCAACCCGGGCGTCTACGACGGTCGCGGCGAGGCGCAGGCCGGACGCATCCTGGGCATCATCGGCACGGTGCTGCTGATCCTGGGCATCGTCGCGTTCGCGTTCTTCATCGTGCTGATCATCGCCGGCGTCGCGTCCTCGGACACCAGCTCGGACTACTCCGAGCTCTCGCTCATCTCGCTGTTCGCCTGA
- the secE gene encoding preprotein translocase subunit SecE codes for MSENHELAGTRTKRTSPLTFYRQVVAELRKVVWPTRPQVVNYFFVVLVFVLIMMAFVAALDYGFGKAAFAIFA; via the coding sequence GTGAGCGAGAATCACGAACTGGCAGGGACGCGCACCAAGCGCACGTCCCCGCTGACGTTCTACCGCCAGGTGGTCGCCGAGCTGCGCAAGGTGGTGTGGCCGACCCGTCCGCAGGTCGTCAACTACTTCTTCGTCGTGCTCGTCTTCGTGCTGATCATGATGGCGTTCGTCGCCGCGCTGGACTACGGGTTCGGCAAGGCCGCCTTCGCCATCTTCGCCTAG
- a CDS encoding adenosine deaminase yields MRPLTTLPKAHLHLHFTGSMRHGTLIELAERDGVHLPSALVEEWPPQLSAADEKGWFRFQRLYDVARSVLRTEGDVRRLVREAAEDDRADGCVWTEIQVDPSGYAAKFGGITAFTDLVIDAVRDASASTGLGMSVIIAANRTRHPLDARTLARLAGQYAGRGVHGFGLSNDERRGDTSAFGPAFRIADRAGLVLVPHGGELRGPEHVRQCLTHLAPHRLGHGVRAAEDPRLLESIANAGIGLEVCPASNVSLGVYATIDEVPVRELMAAGVDVALGADDPLLFGTRLAGQYALLRAAQNFSDEELAELARRSLRASQAPEDLRTSALAGVEAWLADERGTMTP; encoded by the coding sequence GTGCGGCCGCTGACGACTCTCCCCAAGGCACATCTGCACCTGCACTTCACCGGCTCGATGCGCCACGGCACGCTGATCGAGCTGGCCGAGCGCGACGGCGTGCACCTGCCCTCGGCCCTCGTCGAGGAGTGGCCGCCGCAGCTCTCCGCGGCCGACGAGAAGGGCTGGTTCCGCTTCCAGCGGCTCTACGACGTGGCCCGCTCCGTGCTGCGCACCGAGGGCGACGTGCGCCGGCTCGTCCGCGAGGCCGCCGAGGACGATCGCGCCGACGGCTGCGTCTGGACCGAGATCCAGGTCGACCCCTCAGGGTACGCCGCGAAGTTCGGCGGGATCACCGCGTTCACCGACCTGGTCATCGACGCGGTCCGCGACGCCTCCGCCTCGACGGGCCTCGGGATGAGCGTGATCATCGCGGCGAACCGCACGCGCCACCCCCTCGACGCCCGCACCCTCGCCCGGCTCGCCGGCCAGTACGCGGGGCGCGGCGTCCACGGCTTCGGGCTGTCGAACGACGAGCGGCGCGGCGACACCTCGGCCTTCGGCCCTGCGTTCCGCATCGCCGACCGGGCGGGACTGGTGCTGGTGCCCCACGGCGGTGAGCTCCGCGGCCCCGAGCACGTACGCCAGTGCCTCACCCACCTCGCCCCGCACCGGCTCGGCCACGGCGTGCGCGCCGCGGAGGACCCGCGCCTGCTCGAGTCGATCGCGAACGCCGGCATCGGGCTCGAGGTCTGTCCGGCCTCCAACGTGTCGCTCGGCGTCTACGCCACGATCGACGAGGTGCCGGTGCGCGAGCTGATGGCGGCCGGGGTCGACGTGGCCCTCGGGGCCGACGACCCGCTGCTGTTCGGCACCCGGCTGGCCGGCCAGTACGCCCTGCTGCGCGCGGCCCAGAACTTCAGCGACGAGGAGCTCGCGGAGCTGGCGCGTCGCTCGCTGCGCGCCTCACAGGCGCCCGAGGACCTGAGGACGTCGGCACTCGCGGGTGTCGAGGCCTGGCTGGCCGACGAACGTGGAACGATGACCCCATGA
- a CDS encoding TIGR03885 family FMN-dependent LLM class oxidoreductase, whose product MTTIGVHCSHEQIHPAQLLQDVQRAEQLGFDAAMSSDHFSPWSERQGQSGFAWAWLGAALATTRLPFGVVNAPGQRYHPAIVAQALGTLGAMFPGRIWAALGSGEASNEHITGDPWPPKEVRNARVRECVEVIRRLLAGEEVTHQGLVTVDRARLWSLPDPLPHLVGPAVSVTTAGEAAAWADGLITVNQPHDKLRQMIDAYRDAGGQGPLRLQVHLSWDPSMHRAEAIAHDQWRTNTFPPPASWDIDSAETFDITSEHVPLEQVKQVVLVSDDLHRHAAWLAEYVELGFDELYLHHVGQEQQVFQEAFADRVLPQLQGH is encoded by the coding sequence ATGACAACCATCGGAGTCCACTGCTCGCACGAGCAGATCCACCCAGCACAACTGCTCCAGGACGTGCAGCGCGCTGAGCAGCTCGGCTTCGACGCTGCGATGTCCTCCGACCATTTCTCGCCGTGGAGCGAACGCCAGGGCCAGTCAGGCTTCGCCTGGGCCTGGCTCGGCGCCGCACTGGCCACGACGCGTCTGCCCTTCGGAGTCGTGAACGCCCCGGGACAGCGATACCACCCGGCGATCGTCGCTCAGGCGCTCGGCACGCTCGGGGCCATGTTCCCCGGACGGATCTGGGCCGCACTGGGCTCGGGGGAGGCCTCGAACGAGCACATCACCGGGGACCCGTGGCCACCCAAGGAGGTCCGCAACGCCAGAGTGCGGGAGTGCGTCGAGGTCATCCGCCGCCTCCTCGCCGGTGAGGAGGTCACCCACCAGGGACTCGTCACCGTGGACCGAGCGCGGCTCTGGTCCTTGCCCGACCCGTTGCCACACCTGGTCGGCCCTGCGGTCAGCGTGACCACCGCGGGCGAGGCCGCGGCGTGGGCCGACGGGCTGATCACCGTGAACCAGCCCCACGACAAGCTGCGCCAGATGATCGACGCCTACCGCGACGCCGGGGGCCAAGGACCGCTGCGCCTGCAGGTGCACCTGTCCTGGGACCCTTCGATGCACCGTGCGGAGGCGATCGCCCACGACCAGTGGCGCACCAACACCTTTCCTCCGCCGGCATCCTGGGACATCGACTCCGCCGAGACCTTCGACATCACCTCCGAGCACGTCCCACTCGAGCAGGTGAAGCAGGTCGTGCTCGTCTCCGACGACCTCCACCGGCACGCCGCCTGGCTCGCCGAGTACGTCGAGCTGGGGTTCGACGAGCTGTACCTGCACCACGTCGGCCAGGAGCAGCAGGTCTTCCAGGAGGCGTTCGCGGACCGTGTGCTCCCGCAGCTGCAGGGACACTGA
- a CDS encoding quinone-dependent dihydroorotate dehydrogenase, whose translation MAYDALFDSVFARMDPERIHERAFAAIRLGRPVSRLAYRVDPSPVEVMGIEFPHRFGLAAGFDKNARGVLGLLALGFGHVEIGTVTARPQPGNDRPRLFRLVDDRAIVNRMGFNNDGAAVVASRLHRLRGTAAGRRAVIGVNIGKTKVVPAERAAEDYVESARLLAPHADYLVVNVSSPNTPGLRDLQAVESLEPILAAVKGVADGSHGRRVPLVVKIAPDLADEDVDQVTDLVLELGLDGVSATNTTIARPAELLTSRDVVDAAGAGGLSGPILADRAVEVLRRIRDRAGTGLTVIGVGGVTDEADVRARIEAGADLVQGYTGFIYGGPKWPSRLAVAAR comes from the coding sequence GTGGCCTACGACGCGCTCTTCGACTCCGTGTTCGCCCGCATGGATCCCGAGCGCATCCACGAACGCGCCTTCGCTGCGATCCGCCTGGGCCGTCCCGTGTCCCGGCTCGCGTACCGGGTCGACCCGTCACCGGTCGAGGTGATGGGCATCGAGTTCCCGCACCGCTTCGGCCTCGCGGCGGGCTTCGACAAGAACGCCCGCGGAGTGCTCGGTCTGCTCGCCCTCGGCTTCGGGCACGTCGAGATCGGCACGGTCACGGCGCGGCCCCAGCCCGGCAACGACCGTCCACGGCTGTTCCGGCTCGTCGACGACCGCGCCATCGTCAACCGCATGGGCTTCAACAACGACGGTGCCGCCGTCGTGGCCTCCCGCCTGCACCGCCTGCGCGGCACGGCAGCGGGCCGACGGGCCGTCATCGGGGTGAACATCGGCAAGACCAAGGTGGTCCCGGCCGAGCGCGCGGCCGAGGACTACGTCGAGAGCGCCCGCCTGCTCGCGCCGCACGCCGACTACCTTGTCGTCAACGTCTCGAGCCCCAACACCCCGGGCCTGCGCGACCTCCAGGCGGTGGAGTCACTCGAGCCGATCCTCGCGGCGGTCAAGGGCGTCGCCGACGGCAGCCACGGTCGCCGCGTCCCGCTCGTGGTCAAGATCGCCCCCGACCTCGCCGACGAGGACGTCGACCAGGTCACCGACCTCGTCCTCGAGCTGGGTCTCGACGGGGTCAGCGCCACCAACACCACGATCGCCCGGCCTGCCGAGCTGCTCACGTCGCGCGACGTCGTCGACGCCGCCGGGGCCGGTGGGCTGTCCGGCCCGATCCTGGCCGACCGCGCCGTCGAGGTGCTGCGCCGCATCCGCGACCGCGCCGGCACAGGGCTCACCGTGATCGGCGTCGGCGGGGTGACCGACGAGGCCGACGTGAGGGCCCGGATCGAGGCCGGTGCCGACCTCGTCCAGGGGTACACGGGCTTCATCTACGGGGGCCCGAAGTGGCCCTCCCGGCTCGCCGTCGCAGCACGATGA
- the nusG gene encoding transcription termination/antitermination protein NusG has protein sequence MTSEFDENDAPVDQTSTEEASVDETPAADGVDEVADVDTDATDSDDTPADETEGDDDTAEAPAAEDEAAADPLQEFRDRLWSQPGDWYVIHTYAGMEKRVQQNLENRKVALNAEDFIHEIVVPTEEVAEIKNGQRKLVRRTVLPGYVLVRMDLTDDSWGVVRHTPSVTGFVGNAHQPVPLSLSEVEKMLAPAVEAEVAAEATESAEKTQQAAAAKVEFSDFAAGDSVLVIDGPFATLHATITEINIDGQKVKGLVEIFGRETSVELPFDYIQKV, from the coding sequence GTGACCTCCGAATTCGACGAGAACGACGCGCCCGTGGACCAGACGTCCACCGAGGAGGCGTCGGTCGACGAGACCCCCGCCGCCGACGGCGTGGACGAGGTCGCTGACGTCGACACCGACGCCACCGACTCCGACGACACCCCGGCCGACGAGACCGAGGGCGACGACGACACCGCCGAGGCCCCCGCGGCCGAGGACGAGGCCGCCGCCGACCCGCTGCAGGAGTTCCGCGACCGCCTCTGGAGCCAGCCCGGCGACTGGTACGTGATCCACACGTACGCCGGCATGGAGAAGCGCGTCCAGCAGAACCTCGAGAACCGCAAGGTCGCCCTCAACGCCGAGGACTTCATCCACGAGATCGTCGTCCCCACCGAAGAGGTCGCCGAGATCAAGAACGGCCAGCGCAAGCTCGTGCGCCGCACCGTGCTCCCGGGCTACGTGCTCGTGCGCATGGACCTGACCGACGACTCCTGGGGCGTCGTGCGCCACACCCCGTCGGTCACCGGCTTCGTCGGCAACGCCCACCAGCCGGTGCCGCTCAGCCTCAGCGAGGTCGAGAAGATGCTGGCCCCCGCGGTCGAGGCCGAGGTCGCCGCCGAGGCCACCGAGAGCGCCGAGAAGACCCAGCAGGCTGCCGCCGCCAAGGTCGAGTTCAGCGACTTCGCCGCGGGCGACTCGGTGCTCGTCATCGACGGCCCGTTCGCCACGCTGCACGCCACGATCACCGAGATCAACATCGACGGCCAGAAGGTCAAGGGCCTCGTCGAGATCTTCGGGCGCGAGACCTCGGTCGAGCTCCCGTTCGACTACATCCAGAAGGTTTGA
- a CDS encoding UDP-N-acetylmuramate dehydrogenase — protein sequence MLLSEVTTLRLGGPARSVVEATTEDELIAAVRAADEAAEPVLLVGGGSNLVVSDAGFEGTVVLVRTRGIDVSADACSGAMVTVAAGESWDDFVAHAVAHDWEGVEALAGIPGSVGATPIQNVGAYGQEVADTIVSVRTWDRAEKRVRTLMFTDLGFGYRHSRFKDEPDRFVVLTVAFQLRFAGALSAPVRYAELARHLGVEVGARARLAQVRETVLALRRGKGMVLDPQDHDTWSAGSFFTNPILTADEAAKLPSGAPRFEQADGSVKTSAAWLIDHAGFEKGFGRGPVALSGKHVLALTNRGGATTADLLALAREVRDGVEREFGIRLVNEPVLVGGDRL from the coding sequence ATGCTCCTGTCCGAGGTCACCACGCTCCGTCTGGGCGGCCCGGCCCGCTCGGTCGTCGAGGCGACCACCGAGGACGAGCTGATCGCCGCCGTACGCGCCGCGGACGAGGCCGCGGAGCCCGTCCTGCTGGTCGGCGGCGGCAGCAACCTCGTGGTCTCCGACGCAGGCTTCGAGGGCACCGTGGTGCTCGTCCGCACGCGCGGCATCGACGTCTCGGCCGACGCCTGCAGCGGCGCGATGGTCACCGTGGCGGCCGGGGAGAGCTGGGACGACTTCGTCGCCCACGCCGTCGCCCACGACTGGGAGGGCGTCGAGGCGCTCGCCGGGATCCCCGGCTCGGTCGGTGCCACCCCGATCCAGAACGTCGGCGCCTACGGCCAGGAGGTCGCCGACACGATCGTCAGCGTCCGCACGTGGGACCGTGCCGAGAAGCGGGTCCGCACGCTGATGTTCACCGACCTCGGGTTCGGCTACCGCCACAGCCGCTTCAAGGACGAGCCGGATCGGTTCGTGGTCCTCACCGTGGCGTTCCAGCTGCGCTTCGCCGGAGCGCTGAGCGCGCCCGTGCGCTACGCCGAGCTCGCCCGGCACCTGGGCGTGGAGGTCGGCGCCCGCGCGCGCCTGGCGCAGGTGCGCGAGACGGTGCTGGCGCTGCGGCGCGGCAAGGGCATGGTGCTCGACCCCCAGGACCACGACACGTGGAGCGCGGGGTCGTTCTTCACGAACCCGATCCTCACGGCCGACGAGGCCGCGAAGCTGCCGTCCGGGGCACCCCGGTTCGAGCAGGCCGACGGCTCGGTCAAGACGAGCGCGGCGTGGCTGATCGACCACGCGGGCTTCGAGAAGGGCTTCGGCCGGGGGCCCGTGGCGCTCTCCGGCAAGCACGTGCTCGCCCTGACGAACCGCGGCGGTGCCACCACGGCCGACCTGCTGGCACTGGCGCGCGAGGTCCGCGACGGAGTCGAGCGCGAGTTCGGGATCCGGCTGGTCAACGAGCCGGTGCTCGTCGGCGGCGACCGGCTCTAG
- the rplK gene encoding 50S ribosomal protein L11 produces MPPKKKVAAVVKVQLQAGKANPAPPVGTALGPHGVNIMDFCKAYNAQTESMAGNVIPVEITIYEDRSFTFVTKTPPAAELIKKAAGLSKGSSVPNTDKVGKLTKDQVREIAQTKMPDINANDIDGAMKIVEGTARSMGVTVEK; encoded by the coding sequence ATGCCTCCCAAGAAGAAGGTCGCGGCTGTCGTCAAGGTGCAGCTGCAGGCCGGCAAGGCCAACCCGGCGCCGCCCGTCGGCACCGCGCTCGGCCCGCACGGCGTCAACATCATGGACTTCTGCAAGGCGTACAACGCCCAGACCGAGTCCATGGCCGGCAACGTCATCCCCGTCGAGATCACGATCTACGAAGATCGCTCGTTCACGTTCGTCACCAAGACGCCCCCGGCCGCCGAGCTGATCAAGAAGGCCGCCGGCCTCTCCAAGGGCTCGTCCGTGCCGAACACCGACAAGGTCGGCAAGCTGACCAAGGATCAGGTGCGCGAGATCGCCCAGACCAAGATGCCCGACATCAACGCCAACGACATCGATGGCGCGATGAAGATCGTCGAGGGAACCGCCCGCTCCATGGGCGTCACCGTCGAGAAGTGA
- a CDS encoding alpha-amylase family protein, with protein MRISDTADLWWKTAVVYCLDVETFLDWNGDGVGDFVGVTERIDYLAELGITCLWLMPFYPTANRDDGYDITDFYGVDARLGTHGDVVELVRTARDRGIRVIVDLVVNHTSDKHPWFKAARSSKRSPFRDFYVWRAEAPEQDTSDQVVFPDQEDSIWELDARTGEYYLHRFYKHQPDLNVANPKVRDEIAKVMGFWLELGISGFRVDAVPFLLGLEGVSDSQAQDFADPHDYLASLRSFLGRRTGDGILLGEVNLPYPEQKKFFGGRDGDELTMMFDFVGMQNLYLSLAREDARPLARTLKRRPAIHADAQWASFLRNHDELTLDKLSESERQEVFAAFGPDPELQLFGRGLRRRLPPMLDGDPRRIRMAYSLMFSLPGTPSLFYGEEIGMGENLEIEGRMAVRSPMQWSPDRNGGFSSAAPSRLRWPVVEGPFSPEHVNVADQRSDPDSLLNFVALLIRRYRESPELGWSDFTILEQPHRNVLAHESRWDDRRMLAVHNFSPDRCTVPLQLTGCEAGCRLVDLLQPGATELDADGRAEVAMDGYGYRWLRVVPPEGRRLA; from the coding sequence ATGAGGATCAGTGACACGGCAGACCTGTGGTGGAAGACGGCTGTCGTCTACTGCCTGGACGTCGAGACCTTCCTCGACTGGAACGGTGACGGAGTCGGTGACTTCGTCGGCGTCACCGAGCGGATCGACTATCTCGCCGAGCTGGGCATCACCTGCTTGTGGTTGATGCCGTTCTACCCGACGGCCAACCGCGACGACGGTTACGACATCACCGACTTCTACGGCGTCGACGCCCGGCTGGGAACGCACGGCGACGTGGTGGAGTTGGTGCGGACCGCCCGGGACCGCGGCATCCGGGTCATCGTCGACCTGGTGGTGAACCACACCTCCGACAAGCACCCTTGGTTCAAGGCGGCGCGGTCGAGCAAGCGCTCGCCCTTCCGGGACTTCTACGTGTGGCGCGCAGAGGCACCGGAGCAGGACACCTCCGACCAGGTGGTGTTCCCCGACCAGGAGGACAGCATCTGGGAGCTGGACGCGCGCACCGGAGAGTACTACCTGCACCGGTTCTACAAGCACCAGCCCGACCTCAACGTGGCCAACCCGAAGGTCCGCGACGAGATCGCGAAGGTGATGGGCTTCTGGCTCGAGCTCGGCATCTCCGGCTTCCGGGTCGACGCCGTGCCATTCCTCCTCGGTCTGGAGGGGGTCTCGGACAGCCAGGCGCAGGACTTCGCCGACCCTCACGACTACCTGGCCTCGTTGCGGTCGTTCCTCGGGCGGCGCACGGGCGACGGCATCCTGCTCGGAGAGGTCAACCTGCCCTACCCGGAGCAGAAGAAGTTCTTCGGCGGCCGTGACGGGGACGAGCTGACGATGATGTTCGACTTCGTCGGCATGCAGAACCTGTACCTCTCGCTGGCGCGCGAGGACGCCCGACCCCTGGCCCGCACGCTGAAACGACGACCGGCCATCCACGCCGATGCCCAGTGGGCGTCGTTCCTGCGCAACCACGACGAGCTCACGCTCGACAAGCTCAGTGAGAGTGAGCGCCAGGAGGTCTTCGCCGCCTTCGGCCCGGACCCCGAGCTGCAGCTCTTCGGCCGCGGACTGCGGCGGCGGTTGCCGCCCATGCTCGACGGCGACCCACGGCGGATCAGGATGGCCTACAGCCTGATGTTCTCGCTCCCCGGCACACCCTCCCTGTTCTACGGGGAGGAGATCGGGATGGGTGAGAACCTCGAGATCGAGGGACGGATGGCGGTCCGCTCACCCATGCAGTGGTCCCCCGACCGCAACGGCGGCTTCAGCAGCGCGGCGCCCTCCCGCCTGCGATGGCCCGTGGTCGAGGGGCCCTTCAGCCCCGAGCACGTCAACGTCGCCGACCAGCGCTCCGACCCTGACTCCCTCCTGAACTTCGTGGCGCTGTTGATCCGCAGGTACCGCGAGTCTCCCGAGCTCGGCTGGTCCGACTTCACGATCCTCGAACAGCCACACCGCAACGTGCTGGCTCACGAGTCCCGGTGGGACGACCGGCGGATGCTCGCCGTGCACAACTTCTCGCCGGACCGCTGCACCGTCCCGCTCCAGCTCACCGGATGCGAGGCCGGCTGCCGCTTGGTCGACCTGCTCCAGCCGGGTGCCACCGAGCTCGACGCGGACGGACGGGCGGAGGTCGCGATGGACGGCTACGGCTACCGGTGGCTTCGTGTCGTGCCGCCGGAGGGTCGCCGGCTGGCCTGA
- a CDS encoding glucosyl-3-phosphoglycerate synthase, which translates to MADTWFDRRTYRWDQWDPAALLRAKRDAGVRVTVVIPALDEAATVGDVAGRIHDAFVGDAGLVDELLVIDSGSTDDTARLAAQAGATVHHLADIRPDLGSHRGKGEAIWKAQFVATGDVLVFVDADLTEWGTHFVTGLLGPLVTDPSVTLVKGFYERPYREGALDDPDGGGRATELVARPALALLRPELTHVVQPLAGEWAVRRTALASLSVPVGYGVDLAALVDVSDAEGIGAIAQVDLGRRAHSHQPLRALGAMSVQLLAAMMSRAGRAPDADEATLRQFRSFEGAFVAMHQDVDLTERPPFAEVAR; encoded by the coding sequence GTGGCTGACACGTGGTTCGATCGCAGGACCTACCGCTGGGACCAGTGGGACCCCGCTGCACTCCTGCGGGCGAAGCGTGACGCCGGCGTCCGGGTCACTGTCGTGATCCCCGCGCTGGACGAGGCCGCCACCGTGGGCGACGTCGCCGGCCGGATCCACGACGCGTTCGTCGGTGACGCGGGCCTCGTCGACGAGCTGCTGGTGATTGACAGCGGCTCGACCGACGACACCGCGCGCCTCGCCGCGCAGGCCGGCGCCACCGTCCACCACCTCGCCGACATCCGTCCCGACCTCGGCAGCCACCGGGGCAAGGGTGAGGCGATCTGGAAGGCGCAGTTCGTGGCCACGGGCGACGTGCTCGTGTTCGTCGACGCCGACCTCACCGAGTGGGGCACGCACTTCGTCACCGGGCTGCTCGGGCCGCTGGTGACCGATCCCTCGGTGACGCTCGTGAAGGGCTTCTACGAGCGCCCCTACCGCGAGGGCGCCCTCGACGATCCCGACGGCGGCGGCCGGGCCACCGAGCTCGTCGCCCGTCCGGCGCTGGCGCTGCTGCGGCCCGAGCTCACCCACGTGGTCCAGCCGCTCGCGGGGGAGTGGGCCGTGCGCCGCACCGCGCTGGCCTCCCTCAGCGTGCCCGTCGGGTACGGCGTCGACCTCGCCGCGCTCGTCGACGTGAGCGACGCCGAGGGGATTGGTGCCATCGCCCAGGTCGATCTCGGCCGGCGCGCGCACTCCCACCAGCCCCTGCGCGCCCTCGGAGCGATGTCCGTGCAGCTGCTGGCCGCGATGATGTCGCGCGCCGGTCGCGCGCCCGACGCCGACGAGGCCACCCTGCGCCAGTTCCGGTCGTTCGAGGGGGCGTTCGTGGCGATGCACCAGGACGTCGACCTCACCGAGCGCCCGCCGTTCGCCGAGGTGGCCCGATGA
- a CDS encoding YajQ family cyclic di-GMP-binding protein yields MADSSFDIVSKIDRQEADNALNQAVKEIATRYDFKNTNASIEWKGEWGVEITANAEERALAILDVFQTKLVKRGISLKTFEADDPRQSGKDVKINGTFTEGISTEQAKKVSKLIRDEGPKGAKVQIQGDELRVTSKSRDDLQEVIALVKGADLDFAVQFTNYR; encoded by the coding sequence ATGGCCGATTCCTCGTTCGACATCGTCAGCAAGATCGACCGCCAGGAGGCGGACAACGCGCTCAACCAGGCGGTCAAGGAGATCGCGACGCGGTACGACTTCAAGAACACCAACGCCTCCATCGAGTGGAAGGGCGAGTGGGGCGTCGAGATCACCGCGAACGCCGAGGAGCGCGCGCTGGCCATCCTCGACGTCTTCCAGACGAAGCTCGTCAAGCGCGGCATCAGCCTCAAGACGTTCGAGGCCGACGACCCGCGCCAGTCGGGCAAGGACGTGAAGATCAACGGCACCTTCACCGAGGGCATCAGCACCGAGCAGGCCAAGAAGGTCAGCAAGTTGATCCGCGACGAGGGCCCCAAGGGCGCGAAGGTGCAGATCCAGGGCGACGAGCTCCGGGTCACCAGCAAGTCGCGCGACGACCTGCAGGAGGTCATCGCCCTGGTCAAGGGCGCCGACCTCGACTTCGCGGTGCAGTTCACGAACTACCGCTGA
- the folP gene encoding dihydropteroate synthase, producing the protein MTLRLGRHRFADDRTLMMAIVNRTPDSFFDRGATWAEDSAFARVQQVVAEGAEIVDIGGIKAAPGAEIDADEEKRRVVGFVERVRSAFPDVVISVDTWRSEVARAVCEAGADLLNDAWGGADPALAEVAAEFGVAMVCTHTGGITPRTRPHRIEYDDVVADAIASTVAQAERALSLGVARESLLIDPAHDFGKNTFHSLEVTRRLGEMVDTGWPVLVSLSNKDFVGETLDRPVGERLLGTLAATAVAATAGARVYRVHQVPETRQVVDMAWTIAGRRPPARAIRGLA; encoded by the coding sequence ATGACCCTGCGCCTCGGACGCCACCGCTTCGCCGACGACCGCACGCTGATGATGGCGATCGTCAACCGCACGCCCGACTCGTTCTTCGACCGGGGCGCCACGTGGGCCGAGGACTCGGCGTTCGCGCGCGTGCAGCAGGTCGTCGCAGAGGGGGCCGAGATCGTCGACATCGGCGGCATCAAGGCGGCCCCCGGTGCCGAGATCGACGCCGACGAGGAGAAGCGCCGCGTGGTCGGGTTCGTCGAGCGCGTGCGGTCGGCCTTCCCCGACGTGGTGATCAGCGTCGACACGTGGCGCTCCGAGGTGGCCCGCGCCGTCTGCGAGGCCGGTGCCGACCTGCTCAACGACGCCTGGGGCGGTGCTGACCCGGCGCTGGCCGAGGTCGCGGCCGAGTTCGGCGTCGCGATGGTCTGCACGCACACCGGTGGCATCACGCCGCGCACGCGGCCGCACCGCATCGAGTACGACGACGTGGTGGCCGACGCGATCGCGTCCACCGTGGCGCAGGCCGAGCGCGCGCTCTCGCTGGGCGTGGCGCGCGAGAGCCTCCTGATCGATCCGGCGCACGACTTCGGCAAGAACACGTTCCACTCGCTCGAGGTGACCCGTCGCCTGGGCGAGATGGTCGACACCGGATGGCCGGTGCTGGTGTCACTGTCGAACAAGGACTTCGTCGGCGAGACCCTCGACCGCCCGGTGGGCGAGCGCCTGCTGGGCACGCTCGCGGCCACGGCCGTCGCCGCCACGGCCGGCGCGCGGGTCTACCGCGTCCACCAGGTCCCCGAGACCCGTCAGGTCGTCGACATGGCCTGGACGATCGCGGGCCGGCGCCCGCCCGCGCGCGCGATCCGGGGCCTCGCGTGA